A stretch of the Cellulomonas sp. WB94 genome encodes the following:
- the nadC gene encoding carboxylating nicotinate-nucleotide diphosphorylase has protein sequence MSDLDLTPLDPAWIARAVATALDEDLGPEPGRDVTTQATIPLDDRGVAHLVARAAGVVAGLVVVPAVLDQVARRLGLPPASCEQRVADGSRVVRGDVLAVLAGPVQVLLVAERTLLNLTSRASGVASHTRRWADALEGTGARVLDTRKTTPGLRALEKYAVRCGGGTNKRMGLYDVAMIKDNHVVATGSVSAAVAAVRARFPDVAIQVEADTLDQALEALDSGARFLLLDNMPTPLLREVVAAVRAREPQTGRVELEATGNLTLDRAREVAGTGVDYLSVGALTHSSPILDLALDLTPAPRS, from the coding sequence ATGAGCGACCTCGACCTCACCCCGCTCGACCCCGCCTGGATCGCCCGTGCCGTGGCGACCGCGCTCGACGAGGACCTCGGCCCCGAGCCGGGGCGTGACGTGACGACGCAGGCGACGATCCCTCTGGACGATCGCGGTGTCGCGCACCTCGTCGCCCGCGCGGCCGGCGTCGTCGCGGGACTCGTCGTCGTCCCCGCGGTGCTCGACCAGGTCGCGCGGCGGCTCGGCCTGCCGCCCGCATCGTGCGAGCAGCGTGTCGCGGACGGCTCACGCGTCGTGCGCGGGGACGTCCTCGCGGTCCTCGCGGGACCCGTCCAGGTGCTGCTCGTCGCGGAGCGCACGCTGCTCAACCTCACGTCGCGCGCGTCCGGCGTCGCGTCGCACACCCGACGGTGGGCCGACGCGCTCGAGGGCACGGGCGCCCGCGTGCTCGACACCCGCAAGACGACCCCCGGCCTGCGGGCGCTCGAGAAGTACGCGGTGCGCTGCGGCGGCGGCACCAACAAGCGCATGGGCCTGTACGACGTCGCGATGATCAAGGACAACCACGTCGTGGCGACGGGCTCCGTCTCGGCCGCGGTCGCCGCGGTGCGGGCGAGGTTCCCGGACGTCGCGATCCAGGTCGAGGCCGACACCCTCGACCAGGCCCTCGAGGCGCTCGACTCGGGCGCACGGTTCCTGCTGCTCGACAACATGCCGACCCCGCTGCTGCGGGAGGTCGTCGCAGCGGTCCGGGCCCGCGAGCCGCAGACGGGCCGTGTCGAGCTCGAGGCCACCGGGAACCTCACGCTCGACCGGGCCCGTGAGGTGGCGGGCACGGGCGTCGACTACCTGTCGGTCGGCGCGCTGACCCACTCGTCCCCGATCCTCGACCTCGCCCTCGACCTGACCCCCGCACCGCGGTCCTGA
- a CDS encoding Lsr2 family protein, with translation MAQKVQVLLVDDIDGGTADETVTFAVDGVTYEIDLTAEHAAELRSSVATWVGHARKVGGRTSTATGRPARGRRGTGVDAGAIREWAKANGHHVSERGRISAGVKAAYDAAH, from the coding sequence ATGGCACAGAAGGTTCAGGTCCTGCTCGTCGACGACATTGACGGCGGGACGGCCGACGAGACGGTCACATTCGCCGTCGACGGCGTGACCTACGAGATCGACCTCACGGCAGAGCACGCAGCCGAGCTCCGCAGCTCGGTCGCCACGTGGGTCGGCCACGCACGCAAGGTCGGCGGGCGCACGTCGACGGCTACCGGCCGCCCGGCGCGCGGTCGCCGTGGCACGGGTGTCGACGCGGGCGCGATCCGCGAGTGGGCCAAGGCCAACGGGCACCACGTGTCCGAGCGCGGACGCATCTCCGCCGGGGTCAAGGCCGCGTACGACGCTGCGCACTGA
- the lysS gene encoding lysine--tRNA ligase, with protein sequence MRVRHEKRARLLEEGVAPYPVSVPRTHTIAEVRAAYPDLEQGTETTDVVGVAGRVVFLRNTGKLCFVTLQDGEGNRLQAMLSLADIGEERLAAFKSDIDLGDHLFVHGHVGSSRRGELSVFADAWQLAAKALRPLPVLHKELSEEGRVRQRYVDLIARPAARETARQRAGVVRSLRENFHRRGYLEIETPMLQTQAGGATARPFVTHMNAFDMDLFLRIAPELYLKRAVVGGIERVFEINRNFRNEGADSTHSPEFAMLEAYEAYGDYDTMAALTRDLVQTAARDVLGTTTITLPDGEEYELGGEWAQMTMYGSLSEALGEEITHDTSDAYLKELVDRFDLQIDPARMNHGKLVEELWEHHVGKSLFAPTFVRDFPVETSPLTRDHRSKPGLVEKWDLYIRGFELATAYSELVDPVIQRQRFEAQALLAAAGDDEAMSVDEDFLTAVEYALPPAGGMGMGIDRLLMALTGLGIRETILFPLVKPQA encoded by the coding sequence ATGCGGGTCCGTCACGAGAAGCGCGCGCGGCTGCTCGAGGAGGGTGTCGCGCCGTACCCGGTGTCGGTGCCACGCACGCACACGATCGCCGAGGTGCGGGCCGCGTACCCGGATCTCGAGCAGGGGACCGAGACGACGGACGTCGTCGGCGTCGCCGGTCGCGTCGTGTTCCTGCGCAACACGGGCAAGCTCTGCTTCGTCACGCTGCAGGACGGCGAGGGCAACCGGCTGCAGGCGATGCTCAGCCTCGCGGACATCGGCGAGGAGCGGCTCGCCGCCTTCAAGTCCGACATCGACCTCGGCGACCACCTCTTCGTGCACGGTCACGTCGGCTCGTCGCGGCGCGGCGAGCTCTCGGTGTTCGCCGACGCGTGGCAGCTCGCCGCGAAGGCCCTGCGCCCGCTGCCCGTGCTGCACAAGGAGCTCTCCGAGGAGGGGCGCGTCCGGCAGCGGTACGTCGACCTGATCGCCCGGCCGGCCGCGCGGGAGACCGCTCGCCAGCGCGCGGGCGTCGTGCGCTCGCTGCGGGAGAACTTCCACCGGCGCGGCTACCTCGAGATCGAGACGCCCATGCTGCAGACGCAGGCGGGTGGCGCGACGGCGCGCCCGTTCGTCACGCACATGAACGCGTTCGACATGGACCTGTTCCTGCGCATCGCGCCCGAGCTCTACCTCAAGCGCGCCGTCGTCGGCGGCATCGAGCGCGTCTTCGAGATCAACCGCAACTTCCGCAACGAGGGTGCGGACTCCACGCACTCGCCCGAGTTCGCGATGCTCGAGGCGTACGAGGCCTACGGCGACTACGACACGATGGCGGCCCTCACGCGCGACCTGGTCCAGACGGCGGCCCGTGACGTCCTGGGGACCACGACGATCACGCTGCCCGACGGCGAGGAGTACGAGCTCGGCGGCGAGTGGGCGCAGATGACGATGTACGGGTCGTTGTCGGAGGCGCTCGGCGAGGAGATCACGCACGACACCTCGGACGCGTACCTCAAAGAGCTCGTCGACCGCTTCGACCTCCAGATCGACCCGGCCCGCATGAATCACGGCAAGCTGGTCGAGGAGCTGTGGGAGCACCACGTCGGGAAGTCGCTTTTCGCGCCGACGTTCGTGCGCGACTTCCCGGTCGAGACGAGCCCGCTCACCCGCGACCACCGCTCGAAGCCGGGCCTCGTCGAGAAGTGGGACCTGTACATCCGGGGATTCGAGCTCGCGACCGCCTATTCGGAGCTCGTCGACCCGGTGATCCAGCGGCAGCGCTTCGAGGCGCAGGCGTTGCTGGCAGCGGCGGGCGACGACGAGGCGATGTCGGTCGACGAGGATTTCCTCACCGCGGTGGAGTACGCGTTGCCGCCGGCCGGTGGCATGGGAATGGGCATCGACAGGCTCCTCATGGCGCTCACAGGATTGGGCATCCGCGAGACGATCCTGTTCCCGCTGGTGAAGCCGCAGGCATGA
- a CDS encoding IS1634 family transposase → MVSRFVRKVRTASGAVAVQIVTRRGRQVEQVEHVGSAHSDAELALLLAVARERLSPGQDALDLGDLLVVPARMDDVADWTAEPELLLQPATPAAGGRPAAVAAGGRVVGTSADLLWKVLTSEYTRLGFDVLGDDGFRAMVLARIVEPTSKAEVVRVLDELDAPAVSLRTLFRSLARCQAQDYRDTLARAAWAHSVRTTGTSVLILYDVTTLHFERPDEDELRRVGMSKEHRVDPQVQVGLLVDPGGFPLEVHLFEGSKAETTTLIPVLTAFGKRHDVTDLVVVADAGMLSAGNLNALEDAGFCFIVGSRITRAPYDLADHFERHGNYFTDGQVLESTRDMGTGKAARARRVVYQWKFAREQHDNKAINAMIDRAEKIADGRAPLKKARFLKITGATKELDQATIDRARQLAGLKGYVTNLPTATMDGAAVIAAYHDLWHVEQSFRMTKSDLRARPVFHHQRDAIEAHLTVVFAALAVARHLQDLTGMSIKKIVQALRTARSATIEINGQRLTLDPDLTETARAILNRLETGH, encoded by the coding sequence GTGGTCTCGCGGTTCGTGCGCAAGGTCCGCACCGCTTCGGGAGCGGTCGCGGTCCAGATCGTCACGCGCCGGGGCCGGCAGGTCGAACAGGTCGAGCACGTCGGGTCAGCGCATAGCGATGCCGAGCTCGCGTTGCTGCTGGCCGTAGCGCGTGAGCGGCTGTCCCCAGGCCAAGACGCCCTGGACCTCGGGGACCTGTTGGTGGTCCCGGCGCGGATGGACGACGTCGCGGACTGGACCGCCGAACCGGAACTGCTCCTGCAGCCGGCGACGCCGGCGGCCGGTGGGCGTCCTGCGGCCGTCGCCGCAGGTGGGCGGGTCGTGGGGACCTCCGCGGACCTGTTGTGGAAGGTCCTGACCAGCGAATACACCCGGCTGGGGTTCGACGTCCTGGGCGATGACGGGTTCCGGGCGATGGTCCTGGCACGGATCGTGGAGCCGACCTCCAAGGCCGAGGTCGTCCGCGTCCTGGACGAACTCGACGCACCGGCGGTCAGCCTGCGCACGTTGTTCCGGTCGCTGGCCCGGTGCCAGGCCCAGGACTACCGCGACACGTTGGCCAGGGCCGCGTGGGCGCACTCGGTCCGCACCACCGGGACATCGGTCCTGATCTTGTACGACGTGACGACGCTGCACTTCGAGCGGCCGGACGAGGACGAGCTGCGCAGGGTCGGGATGAGCAAGGAGCACCGCGTGGACCCCCAGGTTCAGGTCGGGCTGCTGGTCGACCCGGGCGGGTTCCCGCTCGAGGTGCACCTGTTCGAGGGCAGCAAGGCCGAGACGACCACTCTGATCCCCGTACTGACCGCGTTCGGCAAGCGGCACGACGTCACGGACCTGGTCGTCGTCGCCGACGCCGGGATGCTCTCGGCGGGCAACCTGAACGCCCTGGAGGACGCCGGGTTCTGCTTCATCGTCGGCTCGCGGATCACCCGGGCCCCCTACGACCTGGCCGATCACTTCGAACGGCACGGCAACTACTTCACCGACGGGCAGGTCCTGGAATCGACCCGGGACATGGGCACCGGCAAGGCGGCCCGGGCCCGGCGGGTGGTCTACCAGTGGAAGTTCGCCCGCGAGCAGCACGACAACAAGGCCATCAACGCGATGATCGACCGGGCCGAGAAGATCGCCGACGGCCGCGCCCCGTTGAAGAAGGCCCGGTTCCTCAAGATCACCGGAGCCACCAAGGAACTCGACCAGGCCACCATCGACCGGGCCCGCCAGTTGGCGGGCCTCAAGGGCTACGTCACCAACCTGCCGACCGCCACGATGGACGGCGCGGCGGTCATCGCGGCCTACCACGACCTATGGCACGTCGAGCAGTCGTTCCGCATGACCAAGTCCGACCTACGAGCCCGGCCCGTGTTCCACCACCAACGCGACGCCATCGAAGCCCACCTGACGGTGGTGTTCGCCGCCCTGGCCGTCGCCCGCCATCTGCAAGACCTCACCGGCATGAGCATCAAGAAGATCGTCCAGGCCCTGCGCACCGCACGCTCAGCAACCATCGAGATCAACGGCCAACGCCTCACCCTCGACCCCGACCTCACCGAGACCGCCCGCGCCATCCTCAACCGACTCGAAACCGGTCACTAA
- a CDS encoding L-aspartate oxidase: MVTVRLAARLAAPAPGWTAQADAIVVGSGIAGLTAALELRTRVPRVLLVTKGVLASGSTVWAQGGIAAALDPEDSPAAHLQDTLVAGAGLCDPRAVEVLVTEGPVRVRELVGRGAVFDRAPDGEIALTREGGHHADRIVHAGGDATGAEVSRALVAQLEAVLSDPGIEVIEHALVLDVLTGPAGPDGRPGAVCGVTLHVIGAGSRDGVGAALAPAVILATGGIGQVFRSSTNPVQATGDGIAAALRAGAVVGDIEFVQFHPTVLWLGAGVRGQLTLVSEAVRGEGAYLLDTDGVRFMTAVHPMAELAPRDVVAQAIVRQMALTDTDHVLLDARHLGADFLRHRFPTIHERLLEHGIDMTTDLVPVAPAQHYHSGGVVTDLVGRTTVSGLYAAGEAACTGVHGANRLASNSLLEGLVFAYRAARDVAARVSSGELVQADPVERPGPAVLVAGAARSRIQRAASDGPGVVRSADGLLAAAHVLETVRTDAHLAPGGPAGTSTGLLPVVARPQAAEWETTNVHQVASVLTATALERTESRGGHFRSDYPVPDPAWLHRLEASLDADGRLVTHRVTVGE, encoded by the coding sequence CTGGTGACGGTCCGCCTCGCTGCCCGCCTCGCGGCACCGGCGCCTGGCTGGACGGCGCAGGCCGACGCGATCGTCGTCGGTTCGGGGATCGCCGGCCTGACGGCCGCGCTCGAGCTGCGGACCCGTGTGCCGCGCGTGCTGCTCGTGACGAAGGGAGTGCTCGCGTCGGGCTCGACCGTGTGGGCCCAGGGCGGCATCGCTGCGGCGCTCGACCCGGAGGACTCCCCGGCCGCGCACCTGCAGGACACGCTCGTCGCGGGCGCCGGTCTGTGCGACCCGCGGGCCGTGGAGGTCCTGGTCACCGAGGGTCCGGTGCGCGTGCGCGAGCTCGTCGGTCGCGGCGCCGTGTTCGACCGGGCGCCGGACGGGGAGATCGCCCTGACCCGTGAGGGCGGCCACCATGCCGACCGGATCGTGCACGCGGGCGGGGACGCGACGGGCGCGGAGGTCTCGCGAGCGCTGGTCGCCCAGCTCGAGGCGGTGCTCAGCGACCCGGGCATCGAGGTCATCGAGCACGCCCTCGTGCTGGACGTCCTGACGGGTCCGGCGGGCCCGGACGGCCGGCCCGGTGCGGTGTGCGGCGTGACGCTGCACGTCATCGGGGCGGGCTCACGCGACGGGGTCGGTGCGGCGCTCGCGCCCGCGGTCATCCTCGCGACCGGCGGCATCGGGCAGGTGTTCCGCTCCTCGACCAACCCGGTGCAGGCCACGGGGGACGGGATCGCGGCGGCGCTGCGTGCGGGGGCGGTGGTCGGCGACATCGAGTTCGTGCAGTTCCACCCGACGGTCCTGTGGCTCGGCGCGGGGGTCCGGGGGCAGCTCACGCTGGTCTCGGAGGCTGTGCGCGGTGAGGGTGCCTACCTGCTGGACACCGACGGCGTGCGGTTCATGACCGCGGTGCACCCGATGGCCGAGCTCGCACCGCGGGACGTCGTCGCGCAGGCGATCGTCCGGCAGATGGCGTTGACCGACACGGACCACGTGCTGCTCGACGCGCGGCACCTCGGCGCCGACTTCCTGCGCCACCGGTTCCCCACGATCCACGAGCGGCTGCTCGAGCACGGCATCGACATGACGACCGATCTGGTGCCCGTCGCCCCCGCGCAGCACTACCACTCGGGCGGGGTCGTCACCGACCTGGTCGGCCGCACGACGGTGAGCGGGCTCTACGCGGCCGGCGAGGCTGCATGCACCGGCGTGCACGGGGCGAACCGGCTCGCGTCGAACTCGCTGCTCGAGGGGCTCGTGTTCGCGTACCGCGCGGCGCGGGACGTCGCGGCGAGGGTCTCGTCGGGCGAGCTCGTCCAGGCTGACCCTGTCGAGAGGCCAGGACCGGCCGTGCTCGTCGCAGGCGCGGCCCGCTCGCGCATCCAGCGCGCGGCGAGCGACGGCCCCGGGGTCGTGCGCTCGGCCGACGGCCTGCTCGCGGCGGCCCACGTCCTGGAGACGGTGCGGACCGACGCGCACCTCGCGCCCGGCGGCCCGGCGGGGACATCGACGGGTCTGCTCCCGGTCGTCGCCCGCCCGCAGGCGGCCGAGTGGGAGACGACCAACGTGCACCAGGTCGCGTCGGTGCTCACCGCGACCGCGCTCGAACGCACGGAGAGCCGTGGCGGCCACTTCCGCAGCGACTACCCGGTGCCCGACCCTGCCTGGCTGCACCGGCTCGAGGCCAGCCTCGACGCGGACGGCCGGCTCGTGACGCACCGGGTCACGGTCGGCGAATGA
- the panD gene encoding aspartate 1-decarboxylase, with the protein MTSLLRPMLIGKIHRATVTQADLHYVGSITVDAELLAAANLLPGEQLDVVDVTNGARLTTYAIAGEAGSGQVCINGAAAHHVHPGDVVILMAYGLLSDAEARTYSPHVVLVDHENRIVARSEDPGQVPPEWTAESGLEPSGVPFSEGRGLVQGSAW; encoded by the coding sequence ATGACATCTCTGCTCCGACCCATGCTGATCGGCAAGATCCACCGCGCGACGGTGACGCAGGCCGACCTGCACTACGTGGGCTCGATCACCGTCGACGCCGAGCTGCTCGCAGCCGCGAACCTCCTGCCGGGCGAGCAGCTCGACGTCGTCGACGTGACGAACGGCGCCCGCCTGACGACGTACGCGATCGCGGGCGAGGCCGGGTCCGGCCAGGTCTGCATCAACGGTGCCGCGGCCCATCACGTCCACCCCGGCGACGTCGTGATCCTCATGGCGTACGGGCTGCTGTCCGACGCCGAGGCCCGCACGTACAGCCCGCACGTCGTGCTCGTCGACCACGAGAACCGGATCGTCGCGCGCAGCGAGGACCCGGGACAGGTGCCTCCCGAGTGGACGGCGGAGTCCGGCCTCGAGCCGAGCGGCGTGCCGTTCAGCGAGGGACGCGGCCTGGTGCAGGGGTCGGCCTGGTGA
- the panC gene encoding pantoate--beta-alanine ligase, giving the protein MNAQDRLEAPGTPALARTRDELASALAAQGAPGPTADVRRGRLPARAVVMTMGALHAGHLALVAAAKASAQHVVVTIFVNPLQFGPGEDLDRYPRDLAGDLALLTGPGLLGAGDVVFAPAPEVVYPDGDPVVRVSAGLFGEVLETIARPGHLDGVLTVVLKLLHLARPDVALFGQKDAQQVAAVRRMVRDLDVPVDVREVATVRDADGLALSSRNAYLSPPERTRAFALGRSVRAAHDAADRPGATPADVRAAARAELAGADVELEYAELVDPATFEAVDDRFAGPAVFAVAARVGATRLIDNAWVMLGDPTARTQTPDPATENTATENTATERTEASR; this is encoded by the coding sequence ATGAACGCGCAGGACCGGCTCGAGGCCCCGGGCACCCCGGCGCTCGCGCGGACGCGGGACGAGCTCGCCTCGGCCCTGGCCGCTCAGGGCGCCCCCGGGCCCACCGCGGACGTCCGTCGTGGCCGGCTCCCGGCGCGCGCCGTCGTCATGACCATGGGTGCGCTGCACGCCGGGCACCTCGCCCTGGTGGCGGCGGCCAAGGCGTCGGCCCAGCACGTCGTCGTGACGATCTTCGTGAACCCTCTGCAGTTCGGCCCGGGCGAGGACCTCGACCGCTACCCGCGTGACCTCGCCGGCGACCTCGCGCTCCTGACCGGCCCCGGGCTGCTCGGCGCGGGCGACGTCGTCTTCGCGCCGGCCCCCGAGGTCGTCTACCCGGACGGTGACCCGGTCGTGCGGGTGAGCGCCGGCCTGTTCGGCGAGGTGCTCGAGACGATCGCGCGGCCGGGCCACCTGGACGGCGTGCTGACGGTCGTCCTCAAGCTGCTCCACCTGGCGCGCCCGGACGTCGCCCTGTTCGGGCAGAAGGACGCTCAGCAGGTCGCGGCGGTCCGGCGGATGGTCCGCGACCTCGACGTGCCGGTCGACGTCCGCGAGGTGGCGACCGTGCGGGACGCCGACGGGTTGGCGCTGTCGTCGCGCAACGCGTACCTGAGTCCGCCCGAGCGCACCCGTGCGTTCGCGCTGGGCCGCTCGGTGCGCGCTGCTCATGATGCTGCCGACCGGCCCGGCGCGACCCCTGCCGACGTGCGAGCCGCGGCCCGCGCCGAGCTCGCCGGTGCCGACGTCGAGCTGGAGTACGCCGAGCTCGTCGACCCTGCGACCTTCGAGGCGGTCGACGACCGGTTCGCCGGCCCGGCGGTGTTCGCCGTCGCAGCGCGCGTCGGCGCGACGCGCCTCATCGACAACGCGTGGGTCATGCTCGGCGACCCGACCGCGCGCACCCAGACCCCGGACCCAGCGACCGAGAACACTGCGACCGAGAACACCGCGACCGAGCGCACGGAGGCCTCCCGATGA
- a CDS encoding DUF2520 domain-containing protein: MTYEGPAGRPGRLGVGVVGAGRVGAVIGSALRAAGHPVVAVSAVSEESRARAETMLPGVPILEVTEVVRRSELVLLAVPDDALAPLVQGLAGVGAWQAGQIVVHTSGRHGVRVLDPARPAGVIPLALHPAMTFTGTSLDLSRLVGCAFAVTGPGPVLPIGQALVVEIGGEPVVVAEEDRPLYHAALAHGANHLVVLVAQAGQALAAAGIEDPGRVLGPLLSAALDGALRAASTSAGAITALTGPVRRGDADTVRDHGAVLDELGARTGAIDVAPAYRVLARAATQRALAAGLVGQSAAERLLDALDAHGAGMSGGSDALTPEEQHDPGTDPGGTREDDE; this comes from the coding sequence GTGACGTACGAGGGTCCGGCAGGGCGTCCGGGGCGCCTCGGCGTCGGCGTCGTGGGCGCGGGTCGGGTCGGTGCCGTGATCGGCAGCGCGCTGCGGGCCGCGGGGCACCCGGTGGTCGCCGTGAGCGCCGTGTCCGAGGAGTCGCGGGCGCGCGCCGAGACCATGCTGCCCGGCGTGCCGATCCTCGAGGTCACCGAGGTCGTCCGGCGCTCCGAGCTCGTGCTTCTCGCCGTGCCCGACGACGCGCTCGCACCCCTCGTCCAGGGCCTCGCGGGCGTGGGTGCCTGGCAGGCCGGCCAGATCGTCGTCCACACGTCGGGGCGGCACGGCGTCCGCGTGCTCGACCCCGCGCGCCCCGCGGGGGTCATCCCGCTCGCGCTGCATCCCGCGATGACGTTCACCGGCACCTCGCTCGACCTCAGCCGCCTCGTGGGCTGCGCGTTCGCGGTGACCGGTCCGGGCCCGGTGCTGCCCATCGGGCAGGCGCTCGTGGTCGAGATCGGTGGGGAGCCCGTCGTCGTCGCGGAGGAGGACCGCCCGCTGTACCACGCGGCCCTCGCGCACGGCGCGAACCACCTCGTCGTGCTCGTGGCCCAGGCGGGGCAGGCGCTCGCGGCCGCCGGGATCGAGGACCCGGGCCGCGTGCTCGGTCCGCTGCTCTCGGCCGCCCTCGACGGTGCGCTGCGCGCGGCCTCGACGTCCGCCGGGGCGATCACGGCCCTGACCGGCCCGGTCCGCCGCGGGGACGCGGACACGGTGCGGGATCATGGTGCGGTGCTCGACGAGCTCGGCGCACGCACGGGAGCGATCGACGTGGCTCCCGCGTACAGGGTGCTCGCACGGGCCGCGACGCAGCGCGCGCTCGCGGCGGGACTCGTCGGGCAGAGCGCGGCCGAGCGGCTGCTCGACGCCCTGGACGCGCACGGCGCGGGCATGAGCGGCGGCTCCGACGCGTTGACGCCGGAGGAGCAGCACGACCCGGGGACCGACCCCGGTGGCACGCGGGAGGACGACGAATGA
- the xylB gene encoding xylulokinase encodes MTLVAGVDSSTQSCKVVVRDAATGALVRSGRASHPDGTEIDPARWWHALQVAITDAGGLDDVEAISVGGQQHGMVALDADGAVVRDALLWNDTRSAQSALDLIDELGATGDGDGAAAWAAAIGSVPVASLTVTKLRWLRDHEPANAARVAAVALPHDWLTWRLAGHGPGSSDPAAALAALTTDRSDASGTGYWSPISDDYRRDLLSLALGHDAVLPRVVGPGERAGTSALGALRPALGAGAGDNAAAALGLGLTPGDVAISIGTSGVVSAISAVPTADASGLVTGFADATGAFLPLACTLNASRVLDAAARMLGVDHAGLSALALSAPAGADGLVLVPYLEGERTPNKPDATGALHGLRLANTTPAHLARAAVEGMLCALADGLDALVAQGVPVQRVFLIGGGAQSEAVRRIAPSVLGLDVAVPTPGEYVADGAARQAAWVLSGAATPPAWTAAGSAEVYQADAAPQVRAQYAAVRELTGTRPA; translated from the coding sequence ATGACGCTCGTCGCCGGGGTGGACTCGTCCACCCAGTCCTGCAAGGTCGTCGTGCGCGACGCCGCGACGGGCGCCCTCGTGCGCTCCGGGCGCGCCTCGCACCCGGACGGCACCGAGATCGACCCCGCACGCTGGTGGCACGCCCTGCAGGTCGCGATCACCGACGCGGGAGGCCTGGACGACGTCGAGGCCATCTCCGTCGGCGGTCAGCAGCACGGCATGGTTGCGCTCGATGCCGACGGCGCGGTCGTCCGCGACGCTCTCCTGTGGAACGACACCCGCTCCGCGCAGTCCGCGCTCGACCTCATCGACGAGCTGGGCGCCACCGGTGACGGTGACGGCGCTGCCGCCTGGGCCGCAGCCATCGGCTCGGTCCCGGTTGCGTCGCTGACCGTGACCAAGCTGCGCTGGCTGCGCGACCACGAGCCCGCCAACGCCGCCCGCGTGGCCGCGGTGGCCCTCCCCCACGACTGGCTGACCTGGCGCCTCGCCGGCCACGGACCGGGCAGCAGCGACCCCGCGGCGGCCCTGGCCGCGCTCACGACCGACCGTTCGGACGCCTCGGGCACGGGGTACTGGTCGCCGATCTCCGACGACTACCGCCGCGACCTGCTCTCGCTCGCGCTCGGCCACGACGCGGTGCTGCCGCGCGTCGTCGGTCCCGGCGAGCGCGCGGGGACGTCGGCCCTCGGAGCCCTGCGACCCGCGCTCGGCGCCGGCGCCGGGGACAACGCGGCCGCGGCGCTCGGCCTCGGCCTCACCCCCGGTGACGTCGCGATCTCGATCGGCACGTCGGGCGTCGTCTCGGCGATCTCCGCCGTCCCGACGGCCGACGCGTCGGGGCTCGTCACCGGGTTCGCCGACGCGACCGGCGCGTTCCTGCCGCTCGCCTGCACGCTCAACGCCTCGCGCGTGCTCGACGCGGCCGCCCGGATGCTCGGCGTCGACCACGCGGGTCTCTCCGCGCTCGCGCTGTCGGCCCCCGCCGGCGCCGACGGGCTCGTCCTCGTCCCCTACCTCGAGGGCGAGCGCACCCCCAACAAGCCCGACGCCACCGGGGCGCTGCACGGACTGCGGCTCGCGAACACCACGCCGGCCCACCTGGCCCGCGCAGCGGTCGAGGGCATGCTCTGCGCCCTCGCCGACGGGCTCGACGCCCTCGTCGCCCAGGGGGTGCCCGTGCAGCGGGTGTTCCTCATCGGTGGCGGCGCGCAGTCCGAGGCGGTCCGCCGCATCGCGCCAAGCGTGCTCGGTCTCGACGTCGCCGTCCCGACGCCCGGCGAGTACGTCGCCGACGGTGCCGCGCGGCAGGCGGCCTGGGTGCTGTCCGGCGCGGCGACACCGCCCGCCTGGACCGCGGCCGGCAGCGCCGAGGTCTACCAGGCCGACGCGGCCCCGCAGGTCCGCGCGCAGTACGCGGCGGTCCGTGAGCTCACCGGGACGCGCCCGGCCTGA